A DNA window from Haliovirga abyssi contains the following coding sequences:
- the gltX gene encoding glutamate--tRNA ligase → MREVKVRIAPSPTGDPHVGTAYIALFNYVFAKHNNGKFILRIEDTDRTRSTEDSEQQIFDALKWLGLNYDEGPDVGGEFGPYRQSERFDIYKKYALELVEKGAAYYCFCTQERLKKLRERQIAMKKAPGYDGHCRSLTKEEVEANLKEGKPYVIRLKMPYEGKTVIKDLLRGEVSFENDKIDDQILLKSDGFPTYHLANVVDDHLMGITHVIRAEEWIPSTPKHIQLYKAFGWEEPVWVHMPLLRNADKSKISKRKNPVSLNYYIETGYLKEGILNFLALMGWGLGEEKEMFGLDEMIEKFTFDRASLGGPVFDLKKLGWLNNLHMRNKDLGELTKLAIPYFVKAGYLKDENMTDEEFENLKSVIKIAREPSQTLSDLPKESKIYFVDDFMLPEVEEGMFAKQKKTIVRLHKAIEDEIGKKAIQLFIEKIEKMEENISEEDAKNILHSLLDEIGEGAGKILMPIRAVLTGEPKGPDLYTVINVIGKTRVLKRVNNIVEKYNLK, encoded by the coding sequence ATGAGAGAAGTAAAAGTAAGAATTGCACCATCACCAACAGGAGATCCACACGTAGGGACAGCTTATATAGCTTTATTTAATTATGTTTTTGCGAAGCATAATAATGGAAAATTTATATTAAGAATAGAGGATACTGATAGAACAAGATCAACAGAGGATTCGGAACAACAAATATTTGATGCTTTAAAATGGTTGGGATTAAATTATGATGAAGGGCCTGATGTAGGTGGAGAATTTGGACCATATAGACAATCAGAAAGATTTGACATTTATAAAAAATATGCTTTAGAATTAGTAGAAAAAGGTGCAGCATATTACTGTTTTTGTACACAAGAAAGATTGAAAAAATTAAGAGAAAGACAAATTGCAATGAAAAAAGCACCTGGTTATGATGGACATTGTAGAAGTCTTACCAAAGAAGAAGTTGAAGCAAATTTAAAAGAAGGAAAACCTTATGTAATAAGATTAAAAATGCCATATGAAGGGAAAACAGTAATCAAAGACCTTTTAAGAGGAGAAGTTTCATTTGAAAACGATAAAATAGATGATCAAATATTACTAAAATCAGATGGATTTCCAACTTATCATTTAGCAAATGTAGTAGATGATCATTTAATGGGAATTACACATGTAATTAGAGCAGAAGAATGGATACCATCAACTCCAAAACATATACAACTATATAAAGCTTTTGGATGGGAAGAACCAGTATGGGTACATATGCCACTACTTAGAAATGCAGATAAAAGTAAAATATCTAAAAGAAAAAATCCAGTTTCATTAAATTATTATATAGAAACAGGATATTTAAAAGAGGGTATTCTTAATTTCTTAGCATTAATGGGATGGGGATTAGGCGAAGAAAAAGAGATGTTTGGATTAGATGAAATGATAGAAAAGTTTACATTTGATAGAGCTTCACTTGGAGGTCCTGTATTTGATCTGAAAAAACTTGGTTGGTTAAATAATTTACATATGAGAAATAAAGATTTAGGAGAATTAACAAAATTAGCAATACCTTATTTTGTTAAAGCAGGATACTTAAAAGATGAAAATATGACAGATGAAGAATTTGAAAATTTGAAATCAGTAATAAAAATAGCAAGAGAGCCATCGCAAACATTATCAGATTTACCAAAAGAATCAAAAATATATTTTGTAGATGACTTTATGTTGCCGGAAGTAGAAGAAGGAATGTTTGCAAAACAAAAAAAAACAATAGTGAGATTACACAAAGCAATAGAAGATGAGATTGGGAAAAAAGCTATTCAATTATTTATAGAAAAAATAGAGAAAATGGAAGAAAATATTTCAGAAGAAGATGCAAAAAATATTTTACATAGTTTATTAGATGAGATAGGAGAAGGAGCTGGAAAAATTCTTATGCCTATAAGAGCAGTATTAACTGGAGAACCAAAAGGTCCAGATCTGTATACAGTTATAAATGTAATTGGAAAAACTAGAGTATTAAAAAGAGTAAATAATATAGTTGAAAAATATAATTTGAAATAA
- a CDS encoding phospho-sugar mutase, translating to MKEYMKKYEEWLASDYIEAEDKKELEAIRDDEKEIEERFYQDLEFGTGGLRGIRGMGTNRINEYVIRKATQGLINYMLKNDEKAKEKGIVIAYDSRIKSYEFALNTALVAAGNGVKAYLFESLRPTPMLSFAVRELGALSGVVVTASHNPSEYNGYKAYWEDGAQVTAPHDVLIIEEVKKMTDLSQVKIATEEEAKKNGLLTIIGKEIDDKFIAELKKLAIKPNIVKEVADKLKVVYTPLNGTGNVPVQRILKDIGLKNLYVVKEQEMPDGNFTTVGYPNPEDPKVFKLGIKLAEEVGAKIIMANDPDADRIGISIKSKTGEWIYPNGNQVGILLSEYILSNMKKIPENGVIISTVVSTPMLDKVAKAYGVEVIRTLTGFKFIGEKIKEFKEGKYDKEFIFGFEESYGYLRGTHSRDKDAIVATMLITEMVAYFESIGTTVEEQIEKMYEKYGYYKEGIKAVTMQGKEGAEKIVSIMKNLRENSPKEILGKKVRILNDFLLQKEKNLIDGTEKELILPKSNVLQFILEDDTYITARPSGTEPKIKFYFGVNADTKAGVEEKLSSAMEDFLKIVM from the coding sequence ATGAAAGAGTACATGAAAAAATATGAGGAATGGTTGGCTTCTGATTATATTGAAGCAGAGGATAAAAAAGAGTTAGAGGCAATAAGAGATGATGAAAAAGAGATAGAGGAAAGATTTTATCAAGATTTAGAATTTGGAACAGGTGGATTAAGAGGAATAAGAGGAATGGGAACTAATAGAATAAATGAATATGTAATTAGAAAAGCTACTCAAGGGTTAATTAATTATATGTTGAAAAATGATGAAAAAGCAAAAGAAAAAGGAATAGTAATTGCATATGATTCAAGAATAAAATCATATGAATTTGCTTTAAATACTGCATTAGTTGCAGCAGGAAATGGAGTAAAAGCATATCTTTTTGAAAGTTTAAGGCCAACTCCAATGCTGTCTTTTGCAGTAAGAGAACTTGGAGCATTATCAGGAGTAGTAGTAACTGCAAGTCATAATCCATCAGAATATAATGGATATAAAGCTTATTGGGAAGATGGAGCTCAAGTTACAGCACCTCATGATGTATTAATTATAGAAGAAGTTAAAAAAATGACAGATTTGTCACAAGTGAAAATAGCAACTGAGGAAGAAGCTAAAAAAAATGGATTATTAACAATAATAGGAAAAGAGATTGACGATAAATTTATAGCTGAATTAAAAAAATTGGCAATAAAACCAAATATAGTAAAAGAAGTAGCAGATAAATTAAAAGTGGTATATACTCCACTTAATGGGACAGGAAATGTACCAGTACAAAGAATATTAAAAGATATAGGATTAAAAAATCTATATGTTGTAAAGGAACAAGAGATGCCTGATGGGAATTTCACAACAGTAGGATATCCCAATCCAGAAGATCCAAAAGTATTTAAATTAGGGATAAAATTAGCAGAAGAAGTAGGAGCTAAAATCATAATGGCTAATGATCCAGATGCAGATAGAATAGGAATATCTATTAAATCAAAAACTGGGGAATGGATATATCCAAATGGAAATCAAGTAGGGATATTGTTGTCTGAATATATTTTAAGTAATATGAAAAAAATTCCAGAAAATGGAGTTATAATATCAACAGTAGTATCTACTCCAATGTTAGATAAAGTGGCAAAAGCTTATGGAGTAGAAGTAATAAGAACTTTAACAGGATTTAAATTTATAGGAGAAAAAATAAAAGAATTTAAAGAAGGGAAATATGATAAAGAGTTTATATTTGGATTTGAAGAAAGTTATGGATATTTAAGAGGAACTCATTCAAGAGATAAAGATGCTATAGTTGCAACAATGCTTATAACAGAAATGGTAGCATATTTTGAAAGTATAGGAACAACAGTTGAAGAACAAATTGAAAAAATGTATGAAAAATATGGGTATTACAAAGAAGGAATAAAAGCAGTAACTATGCAAGGAAAAGAAGGAGCAGAAAAAATAGTATCGATAATGAAGAATTTAAGAGAAAATTCTCCAAAAGAGATTTTAGGTAAAAAAGTTAGAATATTAAATGACTTTTTATTACAAAAAGAGAAAAATTTAATAGATGGAACAGAAAAAGAATTAATTTTACCTAAATCAAATGTATTACAATTTATATTAGAAGATGATACATATATTACAGCAAGACCAAGTGGAACAGAGCCAAAAATAAAATTTTATTTTGGCGTAAATGCGGATACAAAAGCTGGGGTAGAAGAGAAGTTAAGTAGCGCAATGGAAGATTTTTTGAAGATTGTAATGTAA